The proteins below are encoded in one region of Erinaceus europaeus chromosome 15, mEriEur2.1, whole genome shotgun sequence:
- the LOC132533193 gene encoding collagen alpha-1(I) chain-like has translation MLMLTLLPLEDRRQGLVFTLKREAFRKAPEAWGKPAFLLPCSIVPGPHSPPPHGHQAAPVPSCALVTREPCQAVRLRLLITSQSGSGFSVSLDGSREERSLGLGAASAGQHYHVVRVLVTPLPPPPRTQRAREPANHRTAQRGLWSPEQGGGEPRTVSAALSPSRRASASGGPSGVHAISGHGHRAGVCPTLRDQPHRFLVFPLAALPLVYEPDGTKSQNHRRPGGAGAPSLSPADARVGPEHRVSATQTPGWGRSTESQPRRRPGGAGAPSLSPADARVGPEHRVSAPQTPGWGRSTESQPRRRPGGAGAPSLSPADARVGPEHRVSAPQTPGWGRSTESQPRRRPGGAGAPSLSPADARVGPEHRVSAPQTPGWGRSTESQPRRRPGGAGAPSLSTADARVGPEHRVSALQTPGWGRSTESQPRRRPGGAGAPSLSPADARVGPEHRVSALQTPGWGRSTESQPRRRPGGAGAPSLSPADARVGPEHRVSAPQTPGWGRSTESQPRRRPGGAGAPSLSPADARVGPEHRVSAPQTPGWGRSTESQPRRRPGAAGAPSLSPADARVRPEHRVSAPQTPGCGRSTESQNHRRPGGAGAPSLSPADARVGPEHRVSALQTPGWGRSTESQPRRRPGGAGAPSLSPADARVGPEHRVSAPQTPGWGRSTESQPRRRPGGAGAPSLSTADARVGPEHRVSAPQTPGCHAPGNAGKKRPRPEAAQWPRRGGCREKVPCPGECREEAAATRGCPVATPRGLPGEGAMPRGMPGRSGRDPRLPSGHAAGAAGRRCHAPGNAGKKRPRPEAAQWPRRGGCREKVPCPGECREEAAATRGCPGNPHSSASFHLIRPAPRPSGPAASDWPAGRRRATIGPWPRGRGVRDFPRRPRRRLAERPQRSAAPEAAAQVGGSCGRRLSPRSRLWGRAPGLWGGGSGVAGPGRQGLPSGTEGAAAALAAEGRGGRRGAGRGGAARRERGAPGRRAAGRPPAPRSKALPLERYGEGDGLAAVSPEKSRGFQERVDEWGVGVPLMFRRVRTVAFASVVPLRP, from the exons ATGTTAATGTTGACACTGCTGCCTTTGGAAGATCGGAGGCAGGGTCTCGTGTTCACACTGAAGAGAGAA GCCTTTCGCAAAGCACCCGAGGCCTGGGGGAAGCCGGCcttcctgctgccctgctccatcGTGCCAGGGCCCCACAGTCCCCCGCCGCACGGCCACCAGGCCGCCCCCGTCCCGTCCTGTGCTCTGGTCACTCGGGAGCCC TGTCAGGCTGTCCGGCTGAGGCTTCTGATCACGAGCCAGAGCGGGTCCGGCTTCTCTGTCTCACTGGATGGATCCCGAGAGGAAAGGAGCCTCGGGCTGGGTGCGGCTTCCGCAGGACAGCACTACCACGTGGTCCGCGTCCTGGTCACGccgctgcctccccctccccgcaCACAGCGAGCCAGGGAGCCCGCGAATCACCGCACGGCACAAAGGGGCCTGTGGAGCCCCGAGCAGGGTGGCGGCGAGCCTCGGACAGTCAGCGCGGCTCTAAGCCCTTCACGTCGGGCGTCTGCCAGTGGCGGGCCAAGTGGGGTCCACGCGATCAGTGGGCACGGGCACCGGGCAGGAGTCTGTCCCACGCTCAGGGATCAGCCGCACCGCTTCTTGGTTTTCCCGCTCGCTGCTCTGCCCCTAGTCTACGAGCCTGATGGCACCAAGTCTCAGAACCACAGACGCCCGGGTGGGGCCGGAGCACCGAGTCTCAGCCCCGCAGACGCCCGGGTGGGGCCGGAGCACCGAGTCTCAGCCACGCAGACGCCCGGGTGGGGCCGGAGCACCGAGTCTCAGCCCCGCAGACGCCCGGGTGGGGCCGGAGCACCGAGTCTCAGCCCCGCAGACGCCCGGGTGGGGCCGGAGCACCGAGTCTCAGCCCCGCAGACGCCCGGGTGGGGCCGGAGCACCGAGTCTCAGCCCCGCAGACGCCCGGGTGGGGCCGGAGCACCGAGTCTCAGCCCCGCAGACGCCCGGGTGGGGCCGGAGCACCGAGTCTCAGCCCCGCAGACTCCCGGGTGGGGCCGGAGCACCGAGTCTCAGCCCCGCAGACGCCCGGGTGGGGCCGGAGCACCGAGTCTCAGCCCCGCAGACGCCCGGGTGGGGCCGGAGCACCGAGTCTCAGCCCCGCAGACGCCCGGGTGGGGCCGGAGCACCGAGTCTCAGCCCCGCAGACGCCCGGGTGGGGCCGGAGCACCGAGTCTCAGCACTGCAGACGCCCGGGTGGGGCCGGAGCACCGAGTCTCAGCACTGCAGACGCCCGGGTGGGGCCGGAGCACCGAGTCTCAGCCCCGCAGACGCCCGGGTGGGGCCGGAGCACCGAGTCTCAGCCCCGCAGACGCCCGGGTGGGGCCGGAGCACCGAGTCTCAGCACTGCAGACGCCCGGGTGGGGCCGGAGCACCGAGTCTCAGCCCCGCAGACGCCCGGGTGGGGCCGGAGCACCGAGTCTCAGCCCCGCAGACGCCCGGGTGGGGCCGGAGCACCGAGTCTCAGCCCCGCAGACGCCCGGGTGGGGCCGGAGCACCGAGTCTCAGCCCCGCAGACGCCCGGGTGGGGCCGGAGCACCGAGTCTCAGCCCCGCAGACGCCCGGGTGGGGCCGGAGCACCGAGTCTCAGCACCGCAGACGCCCGGGTGGGGCCGGAGCACCGAGTCTCAGCCCCGCAGACGCCCGGGTGCGGCCGGAGCACCGAGTCTCAGCCCCGCAGACGCCCGGGTGCGGCCGGAGCACCGAGTCTCAGCCCCGCAGACGCCCGGGTGCGGCCGGAGCACCGAGTCTCAGAACCACAGACGCCCGGGTGGGGCCGGAGCACCGAGTCTCAGCCCCGCAGACGCCCGGGTGGGGCCGGAGCACCGAGTCTCAGCACTGCAGACGCCCGGGTGGGGCCGGAGCACCGAGTCTCAGCCCCGCAGACGCCCGGGTGGGGCCGGAGCACCGAGTCTCAGCCCCGCAGACGCCCGGGTGGGGCCGGAGCACCGAGTCTCAGCCCCGCAGACGCCCGGGTGGGGCCGGAGCACCGAGTCTCAGCCCCGCAGACGCCCGGGTGGGGCCGGAGCACCGAGTCTCAGCACTGCAGACGCCCGGGTGGGGCCGGAGCACCGAGTCTCAGCCCCGCAGACGCCCGG GTGCCATGCCCCGGGGAATGCCGGGAAGAAGCGGCCGCGACCCGAGGCTGCCCAGTGGCCACGCCGCGGGGGCTGCCGGGAGAAGGTGCCATGCCCCGGGGAATGCCGGGAAGAAGCGGCCGCGACCCGAGGCTGCCCAGTGGCCACGCCGCGGGGGCTGCCGGGAGAAGGTGCCATGCCCCGGGGAATGCCGGGAAGAAGCGGCCGCGACCCGAGGCTGCCCAGTGGCCACGCCGCGGGGGCTGCCGGGAGAAGGTGCCATGCCCCGGGGAATGCCGGGAAGAAGCGGCCGCGACCCGAGGCTGCCCAGTGGCCACGCCGCGGGGGCTGCCGGGAGAAGGTGCCATGCCCCGGGGAATGCCGGGAAGAAGCGGCCGCGACCCGAGGCTGCCCAGGGAACCCTCACTCCTCAGCCAGCTTCCACTTGATTCGCCCTGCGCCCCGCCCCTCGGGCCCGGCCGCCTCTGATTGGCCGGCCGGCCGGCGGCGCGCTACCATTGGCCCGTGGCCCCGGGGGCGGGGCGTCCGAGACTTCCCTCGGCGACCTCGCAGGCGACTCGCGGAGCGGCCGCAGCGGTCGGCGGCGCCGGAGGCGGCGGCTCAGGTAGGCGGCTCGTGCGGGCGGCGGTTGTCACCGCGCTCGCGGCTGTGGGGCCGGGCGCCGGGGCTGTGGGGCGGCGGGAGCGGCGTCGCGGGGCCGGGCCGGCAGGGCCTCCCGTCGGGGACCGAGGGCGCGGCGGCGGCGCTGGCGGCGGAGGGGCGCGGAGGGAgacgcggggcggggcggggcggcgcggCGCGGAGGGAGCGCGGGGCTCCTGGCCGGAGGGCGGCCGGAA gacctcctgctccaAGATCCAAGGCGCTTCCTCTTGAACGTTACGGAGAAGGAGATGGTCTAGCAGCTGTGTCTCCGGAGAAGTCACGTGGCTTTCAGGAGCGGGTAGATGAGTGGGGTGTTGGAGTCCCGCTGATGTTCCGGAGG GTCCGCACGGTCGCTTTTGCTTCTGTTGTGCCTCTGCGGCCTTGA